From a single Rutidosis leptorrhynchoides isolate AG116_Rl617_1_P2 chromosome 5, CSIRO_AGI_Rlap_v1, whole genome shotgun sequence genomic region:
- the LOC139849778 gene encoding uncharacterized protein, producing the protein MGFRVKWRKWILACLNSASISILVNGSPTDEFSLGRGVRQGDPLSPFLFIIAAEGLNYLTKKAITSGLFKGVEIGSNKVLISLLQYADDTIFLGEWSKHNFGNLMKLLKCFENVSGLRINYHKSSLFGLGVVKGEVEIMANKVTTEKSWAWILQALSSRPLETEKDSWLFSVPINEKYKRLFHLESNQMAMVRDRDRIRDSWIWGLASDGKFTTKQLSRIIDDKRLEINSGEETLVNHLVPIKGTNLHMEGSKKADSGSYRTRQKRY; encoded by the exons ATGGGGTTCAGGGTAAAGTGGAGGAAATGGATCTTGGCTTGTCTCAATTCGGCATCTATCTCGATTCTTGTTAATGGCTCGCCTACCGACGAATTCTCGCTAGGAAGGGGTGTTAGACAAGGCGACCCCTTGTCACCGTTTCTTTTTATTATTGCGGCGGAAGGGTTGAACTACTTGACCAAAAAGGCTATTACAAGTGGGTTGTTTAAAGGGGTGGAGATCGGCTCGAACAAAGTTTTAATCTCTCTTTTGCAATACGCGGACGACACAATTTTCCTAGGGGAATGGTCTAAGCATAATTTTGGTAATCTCATGAAACTCCTGAAATGTTTCGAGAATGTGTCGGGTTTAAGAATCAACTATCATAAAAGCTCACTCTTCGGTCTAGGGGTAGTAAAAGGAGAAGTTGAAATTATGGCCAACAAA GTTACAACAGAGAAAAGTTGGGCCTGGATTTTGCAGGCTCTTTCGTCAAGACCATTGGAAACGGAGAAGGACTCATGGCTCTTTTCAGTACCCATCAACGAGAAATACAAGAGACTCTTCCATTTAGAGTCAAATCAGATGGCGATGGTGCGGGATCGG GATAGGATCAGGGACTCATGGATTTGGGGCTTAGCATCAGATGGGAAATTCACAACAAAACAACTTTCTCGGATTATAGACGATAAGCGGTTGGAAATCAACTCGGGAGAAGAAACGCTCGTAAATCACCTCGTTCCGATAAAAGGTACAAATCTTCATATGGAGGGTTCTAAAAAGGCGGATTCCGGTTCATACCGAACTCGACAAAAGAGGTATTGA